In Oreochromis aureus strain Israel breed Guangdong linkage group 6, ZZ_aureus, whole genome shotgun sequence, the genomic window ATAGCTCAGAAAAGTTCTCCATCAGCTTCACCTGGTCCGAGCACACGTAGGCCATGCAGAAAGGACGCACCATCCCCCGAGCCTCCAGGTCGTACAGCGTCAGGTGATGAACATATGCAAACGCATCCTCTGCTGAATCTCCCAGGATTACTTTGGAGTCCTCGCTGAAGTTGAGTCGGGGGCCGGGCGAGGATGGAGGGGTGTGGCCGGGGCCACACGCTTGGTAGTCCACAGACATGATGCGAACAGAgaagtggttgaggtcaaatgACCCGAGGACTCTGGAGTCCTCCGGTATTGTCAGCACAGGAGTTGGACCCACCTGGAGACACAGAGCAGGGGTTTGTAGAGATGTAATCAAATCAGTCGCTAATCATCTGGCTTTAATTTTAGATttgtggatttatttaggtagccAAAAATCACAAACTTGATTCAGGGGCTTTTACCACATATGGAGCATACCACACCCTCTGTTCTTAGAGCCTTAAATACAGGGTTCGTacgcctttttcagggtcaaattcaagcactttttaagcactttcaaggtcccttttcaagcttttccagcaaatctctcacgtatcaaaactctctctctgtctttcgctcactcgctctctctctctttcgccggtcactcctaaaacttccccctcttcccaaACGACCAAAttgcacatgttgccatatcattttttgattggtcgacatggtacatttttccaccaatagggaaggagtgtttttctttttctttttcactcacaagcaaagcgtctttgctagcgctctccatagaaaacgccgttttttaccgtttcttcccggagtaaacgccactgttttattaaaaacaaaaaacaccggttttacgtggcctatcaacacagtttaaacactggtatatagcttgaagtccgcacgttcgacccaagttgaaatggagactctgggtcgaccccagagggttaatcagaaagccttaagttggctaattatgtatcgggctaatgtttaaagctttcacttgagtaaattaactcatatcactgctaagtaatgttagctaagttcacagcatattccataatagcgctgccatactgcatcacactcagtgcatttcaatcatttctccagcgagtttgatagctagcaaaataataatcataattttaaaaaattgcatgCGTAACGTAcacgtactggaaaattatttactaggactcacctatcatgcgactggagagcgcaaactccgccactgTCGTTTTCCATCATACACTCAtttaaacagcaacctacaggtatgttagcgcactcatccccgactggccgagggaggggcggggacACACgttgaaacagacgcaaggaagcccaggcggggaaattttgcttttacattttgcgactcatttttatttctctatctgataagaaaactatttaatcagatagttatttgtggtgaatgaaatacagttacattttcaagcactttcaagcaccacatctgaaattcaagcattttcccaaccttgaaaagacaacattaaaattcaagcattttcaaggatttcaagcacccgtacgaaccctgtaaATAAGATGAAGAAAATGTCTGATTAGATTGTAGGGGTTTAGATGACCATATTAAGGCTACCCCTTCTCCAATGCCTCATACACCTTTATATCAAGCACACAGGGATTACCTGCAGGTGTACTGACCCCATTATTTGAAGCTTTTGTTTTAGTGTTTATGAGAATCCACCCTGTTAAAACTATATAGACAGAAaataaccccccaaaaacatgTGATCCCGTTTTGAAACAAGTGCGATCACAGTAAGAAACCAGCAGTTTTTGTCTGAATGAAGCAAACACACCTGCTCTGAGAACTCAGCCACCAGTATGAAGTCTCTGTGAAACTGTGCTGCTGTGCTCCAGGggtgagaagaaaagaaaatgtctaCAGAAAAGCCActcacagtcatgtgaaaaactcAACACACCCCATGACTTAATAGCTTGTAGAACCgtctttagcagcaataacatgAAGTAATTATTTCCtctatgactttatcagtcccTCAGATCATTATGCAGGAATTTCTCttcttaacaacattacttcagttcattgagaATTTCAGGCATTTGTTTCTGCATAGCTATGGTAAGGTCCCATCACAGACTTCAGTTGGGTTGACGTGCACACTTTGACTGAGCCATTGAAACAGCttgattttttccttttttattcgttctgttgtagatttgctgctgtgcttgggattatCGGCCTGTTGCACAATCGAGTTTGCACCAAGCTTTAGCTTTTAGACACACAGCCTCACATTTGACATTAGAATTTCTTAATATACAGAAGAGTTCACAGGCATCTCAATGACTGTAAAGagtccaggtcctgtggctgtgaAACAAACCTAAATCACCACCCCTCTACCACCGTGCTTAACAGTTAGAATGAGGTGTTTGAGCGATattctgtgtttggttttctccaaagATGGCGCTGTGCATTACGGTCAAACATCGCCAAAGTCTTGCGTTTCGTTCAGATTAAAGCTAACAAACTTAAGCTCTGCTGCCATGTTCTCTTTAGAGAGAAGGGAGTTTCTCCTGGCAAAGCTTCCAAACAAGCAATACTTGTTGAgcctttttctaattttactgtcataaacttttaacatgcCTGAGGTGCAAACTGCCGAACGTGTATCTGTAGGATACCGCTGGGAGCAGACATCCTAAAATGTACTTGTTTACAAAGGGTGGCCTTATAAACCGAAGAAAGTTGTTTTGAGATGATTTTTATGCTTTTGCAGAAATAAAGAATGATAACAaaattataactaacattacCATAAATGCTTAAACCTGGTTtctcatttgttgtttttgttttaatattatGTCTTTACTTGCCTTGCCATGTATTCACGTCATGCCATGCGTTTTATTCATCCTTCATCACTGAACCCCAGCAAAAATGTGGGAAGTTGCACTTGCTAATATaatatttgtaacttttttGATTCGGCGTCCCTCTGCGTGAGAAGTGGCTCCTGTGTGTGACTTACTTGGAGAGTATTTTCTGGTAATCACTCAGTAGTTCTGTCTTGAAAAAAAGATCTTAACCGTAAAGAGACTTCCTGAATGAATAAACGTCAACTCACTATCTGCTGCAACACAGTTATGCATAAGTATCTAGAAAACAGCAGGAAATATATTTGGTTACACTGTAGAGAATGCAGCCTGATTATATATGTGTGATGTCTTGCTATTATAATACCTATGCACCTTAATGCAGATAAAGCAGGGTTATGAACCTAGGCCTAGATTGTCTTTAGCTTTCTTCTGGGAATTTATAAATGTActtaaacttatttttttcaaaataatcttTAGCAGATGGGTTTGCAATACTTTAACACCTATTGTTTCTGAAGGAGAATCAGTAAATATGAGGGTCCAACTTTGGCGTATTCCATTTTACACTTTACAAGCTCcatatttgtattatttaacTGTTAAAATAGCTTCACATAACTGATGGTGCAAAATAATCTTTCATTATCCTACACTTGATGTAGCCCCTCAGCTCATACCATGAATGACTGCCCTTCACAATCAGAAGGATTGTAGATTGTAGGGGTTTAGATGACCATATTAAGGCTACCCCTTCTCCAATGCCTCATACACCTTTATATCAAGCACACAGGGATTACCTGCAGGTGTACTGACCCCATTATTTGAAGCTTTTGTTTTAGTGTTTATGAGAATCCACCCTGTTAAAACTACATAGACAGAAaataaccccccaaaaacatgTGATCCCGTTTAAAACAAGTGCGATCACTTTTTTGTCTGAATGAAGCAAACACACCTGCTCTGAGAACTCAGCCACCAGTATGAAGTCTCTGTGAAACTGTGCTGCTGTGCTCCAGGGGTGAGAAGAGGGGAAGCGAGGGACAGAGAGCTCTTCAGGTAGACCCTGAGCCTCCAGCTCATCTTCCTCTTCCCCAAAGCCTTCCGTGCCGGTGAAGGCCAGCAGGTCCGGTGACCCGATCATCTTGACTCGGTGAAGGGTCAGCCCCCAGGAGGGTATCAGCGAGTACCTTTGATCTACTCCGCAGGGGAGGAAGAGTAGGCTACGGGCTCAAACACCGCCATGTCCCGGTGCCGCCCGGCCTACAGTCCGTGAGTCAGCTGTTCAACAACAACCGCTACCAAGGaggtagaaaataaataaacagttgCGCAATTGTTTGTTGCAATGAAACGATAATGTTATTGAAAGTTAACCAGATTGTAACTTCAATGTGGGTCCTAACCACAGCGTTTCAGCGCAAACAAGCAGCGTTTCCACAAACACGCAGCACAGAAAAGTCGACGGAGAAGCGAAAGTTCCCTGCGGGCTCAAGTCACACGGTTTGCTGACCTTCTCCCGGGATACGTGTTCCTCTTTTTCTCGCAATTAACAAGCTAACTTTGAGTCTAAAACATGTGCCTCGCTGTGACATATCTGACCTGAGCCTCTTTGTAAACATTTAACCTTGTGACGGGCAGCCGCAGGGAGAGACGCCGAGACGCTCCCGTTCCTTGAGACGTCAAAGCGGGTGCTTTTAATGTGAAGCCCGGCGGGAGGTCCGCACTGGAGCCAGACTCGATAATGAACACTTCCGGTCATTGGTTTCAACTCAAGGGGACACCTACAGACAAGTACAAGCTGCAAAATAAACTCATGTTTTCATGAAGCCTGTCATTATCGGTATGTGGTACAGTGTTGATTTAACGCTCTGATCGTTTTAAAGCCTGAATTATATTATACTAACCAGTAATTTTATTTAtctgttcagtttattttaatagaagcagattttttttttttacttaacatGTCTACACAATAATACAGTGTCTTTTGTTGTATTGTCTACTGCATTTTTTTGTGTCTCTTTAATATTTGGCTGGTTTTAGCCAAATTTTGTTTTctaattttgtgtatttgtcaAAGGACTTAAAGGTCTTACATAAATAATGTTTATCACTATTACTCTAGTTAATTGCATCACACTACACCCAACACAAAACACGGCTGAATCtgaacaataaaacagacatctGCATTAGGTTTAGAAAATTATATGTAGAGATTAAAATAGAAGTCAGCTTGCTCATATTAGAAATACTACCTTAAAAACAGAGGATCCACACTTAATTTGACTGTAGTAGCTCAACCTGCAGAAACCTCATtataatatatttgttttttaatcctaTTAAGTTCAGTTTTTTTGGCACCAAATCTCAGCAACAGTTCCTACCATGGGAAAACcctaacaatcagatgaccccttatgaacaagcacttggcaacagtggaaaagAAAACCTGTCTTTTAAAAGGAAGTTGCCAGTTAAAAACCTAGCTTATTGCTGCATAACTAATGGTTTAATTCTTTTCTGGATTTAACAAAGAGTCGATAAGGACAAGTTAATACATAAGAGCATGTCAAATTATTTCAAAGGACACctgttgtgtttatttacagctccatatttttattgttttactggagcagctttgcatgacaCACAGGTCAAAATTATCTTTATTTAATCTTTTCTGGGCACTGGTGCAGCCTCCACGTTCATCCCTCTTTAGCCCCTTATCCTTTAAATCCACCTTTCTCTTaaaccaactttcttctgaGGCTGCTCCTCACAAACATAGGGTTTGAACCACAGGTGAGTGGGCTTCAGTGCTCACAGCTCACTGAATGAATATACTGTAAGAGGCCTAACAAGTTGCTTATGCAATGGTTTGAGGAACCCCCATGACTCATATGAAATTCACATGACATGCCACCTTATAGGTTCATAAACgtaaaacactttttaatgtaacaaagtTACATATTAGCAGGAATCTAAATAAGagcttttaatttttatttgcaaTTTTGCTGTTCACTCACAGAAAAACTATTTCTCTTACACCCATCAGAGCACACAATTAAAATATTCCCACCACATTCActctgtattaaaaaaaactgcataaaatcATTAGGAAGGTTCAAAGCATAATTTAAAGGGTTATTTTACCCAGAAACGATTCGCAACAGACAGATGAAtaaacaagacaaagaaaaatgctCAGCACTTCAAACCATCATCATAATTAAATGTACACAATGAGTTAAATAAGCCCAACTCAGATACACTGGATAGTGCAGCAACAGCTGGTGGTTTTCATCGTGTTATTATTGATCTGCATAGAGAACATTTCAGTGATCTAAGAAGATGATTCAGGGCACACACCATTAATCAGAGGATAAAGAAACAAGCCATACTCCtcttctgctgttgatatattgAGCCGTGTAATTGGGAAAGATACCACACAAATCTAAAGGTCTGACACACCATTTCAGACATTCTGACAAATATTTTTTCAACTCTTTGCCCGCCTCTTTTCCTCAGAGTGCCTTGTTTAGCCTGATTGGCAAATCTGCAGCCTCCTTGTAACGTCTCCTCCACCAGCATAGACATCAAACCATGGTGCCTGCCATTATGCCACAGCAACTGTGCCCTTTTCATTTGTGTCAAATATGGAGGCGCTAGACAAGGAGCCTTGAACCAGACATCACAGATAAGATTATTCCTTTGATCTCTGCATGTCAGAGCTTGAGAGAACTGACATGCTGTGGGTGTGCAGCGTTAAATAAGCAGTATTTCCGGCTCTGACACAGCACAGTAGAACATGAAGCCCATCTGGTCCACCTGGTCCTCTGACAAGCCGCTCAGCAGATTGACAGCTGGTTTAAAGTAACTGTGCAGCGCCCCTTGCTCGAGGTAGCCAATTAGCTCTGTGATACATTGTTGGAATCTCACGTCCAAGCTGGTCTCGGACCAGTCGCTCTCGGAGTCGCTGAGGTGCAGGATGAGATTGGCCAGCGGGGTGGCTTTGAGCGGTCGCAGGGCGGGGTTCTGTCTGCACACCGCTTTCAGGATTTTAAGGGTGTGTTTGCGGTAGCCGTTGTCGGCCGCATCAAGCTGAGCCAGACGTTGCGTTTCCCACGGGTAGAGAGAGAGGTGCCAGGCGTTCACCCAAGGAGAGGTAAGCTCCGGCTGGGCGGTCAGGACCACATCACCCTCACTCAGCAGAGGCAACATAGAGACAAACAAGGGCTGATAGTCGCTCTCTGCTCCTTCGAATGCATTTCCAGGCCTGCAGCATGACAACAGAGGAGTGTCAGTTCAATCCAAACAGACATTTCTGTAGAGTTTATTATTTTCTTAGTTATACCCATCACTCAGTTTGTTAGTATGTTTGTTGGTAAGATTACTCATAAACTCAGGTTTGAATGAAAATTATACTGAGGGTGAAGCTAGGTCTATCTTGcatcaaatataaatatttattaatataaatattttttgagCGTATATCACAAACTAATCTGGACCAATACATCTTTTTAGATCCAGAGCCTCAGTTCATGAAAGGTGTGTGCGCACTTCGTCATACAATATCAAACTGTATTAATTAAGTAATGTCAGCAGTGAATTATTAAATACAAcatgttactgtttaaaaaccACAATTTTCAACAAATCAGCAGTTAAGCATGGGCACACACCGGATCTCCAATCTCAGATCAGGTCCTCCCAGTACAGGTCTGACGATGCAGTCCAAAGTGCTGCTGATTGATGGCCAGTTCACAGTTTCCATGACAGCCTTACTGAACATGTTCACAACAGCTTCTGCAGACAGATAGCCgcccaccaaatacctgcaagACACAAGTAGAGACCCTTGTTTCATGCATTTAACAGCGTCtcaaaaaccccccaaattcTATTAATTTTGCTTCTAAAACAGAAAGTGGAGGCCAATACACTATATTAATATGCTACACATGTGTTTGATTTAatacagacattaaaaaaaatgtgtggtgATCACCTGTCCCAGTAGCTACGTcctttgggaaaatattctagATTGATCCGTCGGACCATCCAGTGCAGAGGATGTGTGAGCAACGTTTCCTCTCCTGGGATGAGACGCCACAGAGAGGACTCCAGCTGTAGAGGCACCAGCAGGCACGCATGGTCTGCACTGACCACCTAAAGACCAGCACATAACAAAACAATTCCAAGATGTTGCTAGACAAAATCAGAGGCACATTTCCCATCAGTGGGAGAAGGAAAACTGTTTGTGTTGTGTATACCTGCAAATCATCCAGCAGAGAACCGCCTAGTCTCATATCTCCCAGAGGCATATCTGGGTGACGGCTGTGCAGAAAACCTTGGATCTCAGTGCAGATGTCCAGAGCCACAGACTGAGCCCTCTGCACCTCCTGGGCAGAGAGTGCCGCCCTTGTGTGGTAGTACTGCTGCAGACGCTCCTAAACAGTTCATATGatttaaaatcagttttaatACTCCCTACTTTGTTCTAACACATCTACTACATGTCTATTTATGCCATGTAAGTCATGCAAGGCAACTCCCGAAGTTTATACCGCAACTCTTGATTTGACCATTTAAAAGCACTGCTAACATTTACTGAAGAAATTATCTTATACTAATTTCTCTGCTTATGTGGATGTTATGCACAATACCTCAGAGCAATGTCATGCTTCTCTGACTTATTCTGTATCTTCTGCTTGCCCAGCACACACTGTTTTTTGAATTGGCAGGGCTCTTGGGACTCTGTCAGCCTAACTAGTGCATAATAAATATGTATCCCCTAAGCACTGCACTTTACAAAACATGCTGGACGCGCATACATAAATGAGCCAACAGCAGCGGAGGAACTACAGAGCAGCTGCTGAGACTGAATGCATATTCTCTCTCTTCAAGGGCTCAGAGGTGAAGTGTCAGAGTGTACCTGCAAAGTCAGGGCACACAGCTGGAGCCTCTTGGACTTTGACTCCGGTTTAGTCTGCACGTCCAGCATCTGAGGCTGCTGGCAGAGATCAGCTGAGTGAAAAGAGAACAGCTGTGATATAATAACAGAAGGCGTCACACAGGATAAgttctgtgtatttgtgtgtccaCTTTCAGTCCCTCAAATACCTTTCTGCTGTTTGGTTGCCTTGGCGACATGCTTCATCACCACGCCCTCTATGCCCTTCCTGATGAGTGTTGGGGAAGCAGAGACCAAACTCAACTCCTCCCAGCTCTCAGCCATCTTCTGCTCCACCTTTTCATCATCTGCTGCGCGGCCTGCGCGCTCTATCAGCTGAACGAAAACACTCATTGTCACGGACGTGCAGCCATGCGTACACTCCACAAATACAATTACATACACAATCACAACCCACAGGCAAATAAATGTTGATAAACAGAACCATCCTCAGGACTTCTGCAGTCCAAAGTGcatgtaagattttttttttttttttttaatgggttAGCATAGAGGaggtgaagatgagggtgaaAGAATCATAAGAAATCATAATATTTAACACTGACGTAAATACAGCAAAGAAAATGGGGAGAGACGCCATAAGGCATGATTTTTAGATCCATGTGTAATATTGCAAAATTCAGATTTTGCACTTTTACTCGTTTCATCCCTTTTGCAAAACAGGGAAAAGTACATTAAGTAAAAGTACTCATTGTGCATAATGATCTTTTTCAGAATCACAtactttatattatattattataacagaatttgaatattattagaatttaaaattattgttactgattaaaaaacaaggcagcagaagcagaaagtagcacagcacagaaatacTTGATGTGCAAGTACATTAAAACTGTCCTTAAGCAAAGTACTGGAGTAAAGACACTGAGCTGCATTCCACCACTGCTCTCATCCAGTGGTAGTGGGCAATGAGGAGATGATGGCACCTCATGCACTCTTGTGAACACACCTCTGAGCAGTAGATTTCCATTCACTACCATACAaaagcaaacatacagaaatgTAAAGTATGAAGTATGTATCTAGGTACGGTATTACCTCTAATCAAGAGTACTAGCTACTGGCAGCTATAAGAGTGATGTATAAAGGCGAGAAAAGGCAAAAATGATGAACAAATGATGAGGAATCTGTGATTAATCCCTTTAGATACACAATATTTCCATACTCACTAGGCTTGGGAAAGATGTTGTGATGTGGTACTAACAAACTCAAAAAGCACTCACCCGTTTCACTGCCAGTGTAGCAATCCCCAGCAGAGCCGCACCTCCAACTCCCAGAACCAGTCGGGCATTAGACAGCAGAAAGTCAATCACTACAGCGATGCCTTCCTCTCCTCGCCTCCGACTGCTCTGGAAGTTCATCTTCTCCTTTTTCGTGGTCAGCCTTTGGAAAAGGAGACGACATGTATTTAGAAGAGCAGAAGGCAACACAAGATATGACTGACTGTCAGAGGGAAAACAACATTTATTTTGGGGGTTTCTCTTCGTTTAGAAATAATTGTATGCAACAGCACTCTAAAGTGTTGAAGTCTGAATAATTCATGAAAGTGGAATAGTGTGCACAGCAACATATCTATTTAATATGAATAACGTCACACACATCGAGCAGAGTATTCTTCAAAGATGTGTGGACACATTAAAGAAACTGAAGCTTTTATACCTGGGCTTGCTTCTTAATCTTTCAACACTCTTTATGTCAATACTTCCATGAGCCACAGAGTATTTCTTAGGATGACAAAACCTGCTCTCATCTTTCTTAAAGCAACATCCCTTCCCAGTTAAAGAACAACTAAACAAGTCAGAAAGTGCTGGCAGAAACAGTGTTACATAAACGAACATGGCTATGATTGTTAGTGGGAATCCTGACAGCTCAGTTTTGACACTGGGAGTGTCATGCTTCAGAACTGTCACTGAAATAATAGTGATGTAGTTCCATGAAGAGAGCTTCACAGACTGGTGTAGCTGACTACACCATTCAGGGCTCTGCTCACTGCTTTAGTAACAGGAATATATGTCAGGAATATGTCTGCAAAGGCTGCCTTGAATATGGTGAAACTAAGGTCATATTTTAGACCTGTAACAGTCACAATAAAGGTTCTGTTTAAAAAAGTAAGTTCACAGGATCAATGTCCGACATGCATCTGCCTAACCGGGCTTGATACAAcaatgttcttttcttttttcatagctAGGTGTCATAGAAAGGCAAGCTAATTAAAAGCAGACTTTCGTGTCATGGTCTTTTTCCACAGGTGTAATCAATCCCATTAATTGCGCTCCTAAGCTCATTACAGTACACCAGCCCTCACTCATGACACCTGGGATTTTCCTGTTGTGACACATCACTCTGTTGGTAAAACATCCCTCCCACTATGAGGTCTATGATCCAGTGCACTGCAAAACTGCAGTTAAGGAGCTCGTTTAACCTGAGTGTAAGCTTCTATAACTGAACATGACAGTGctagaaatgtatttttagtttgTACAAAGCCAAACGTTTGTTGCGCTTATTGCGTTTAGCTCCAGATGCCAGATACCACAAATAGCTATAAGATATTACTCGAAACCATTTCAAACAACTCTGTGTCCTCGCTCCCTGCAAGAGGCACAGGGTCCCAAGACCAAAGGAGCGCTCTATTTATAGACCCGATGCGTCCCCGAGTCATTTAGTTACAGCACGTACAGCATGAGGTGTCACTTTGACTATCAGAACAGAGGTTACTGTTCTGTTATCATCAGGTCAATACTTACATCAATAGTACTGTTGTCCAATATACTGATTGCTGTCACAATAGTGCTTAATCATACCACCACATTCAAACTGCTAATTAAAgcgtaaaaaatatataaaatatataaataaataaacaaataaaacaccataTTACAGACACATTAgtaccaccaccagcagcaacAGGATATCCTACTAGACTTCAACTGACAGAGGACAGGCAGCTCTCAGTCTTTGCCAACATTCAAAAATAAACTCTACATTCAAtagctgtgagtgtgtgtgaatgggagggttgtaaagttttatttttgccattttcaCTTTAAGGCACTGCAAACCTACACagatttttaggtttttatctTAAGCACATTAAGCTTACATGCAATGAAACGTcttatataaataaacctgTCACTGCCATTACATATGACACCAACAAAGACattatacaaataaaatgcattttcttccttttccatCTGTGCGATAGATTACTGACCAAAGACTAAACATATCACATGTTAAGTATAGCAAATGTAGAAAGGGCAAAGTTAGACTTCTCCCACAGGATTAAAGGATTCGCAGTTTATCCTGCTGACTGGACTGCCAGTATGTTCACAGACAGAGTACTGTGGAAAAGTTTCTACTGTTAATTGACTTCATAATAAGAGTAGTaaactataaagaaaaaaatcttggtGTGCTGTCTTTTGCCCTTAAAACAAGCCTTCAAGATATTTGGCATCTTGGAGAATTTGCCACAGATCTTCTGTGGGTTTAGTTTCTCTCCGAGTCGACTGTCTTTACATGAATCTAAGATGCTCCGATTCTGCTGCTTGCTAAAGAGAGTTCTTTGGCTGTTTTCATGTGATGTCACGAAGCAGAACAGTGCAATGCTTTCTCAGCATTTCACTGACAACGTGTTTGGACCAAGTGAGTCAATTTTGCAGAATGTGGCTCCAGACTGTGAGGAACCTTAACCGTGCTTCACGTTTGATTAACCCCCTGTTTAGTCCATTTCTTTTGTCTGTCTCTTGGTGCTTTTGAGAGAGAGTGTGGAAAGCAGGTCATGACAGAAGCATATGGTGTTGTTTCAACTTTTCTCACTCCTCTTTACCTCTCCTCCTCAGAAACAACTTTTAGATTCTGCTAATCACTCACCTAATTTTATCTATTCTGTtcacctgtttctgtttttacctCCAAATAATATTACATTATTGCGGTTACTGCTTTACTCATGCTCTGGGTTATACCCAAACGAACTAATTGTTTGCATAACTGGTCCTTTAACAGCCTCCAAATACATTGGTGAGGCATTTTCCAAAGGGAGACTTGGAAATTTAAGAGAAAAGACTTCAATTAAGTGTTTCTGTGAAACATCTGGAATCACTTAAACTTTTGAAGATCTCACTACTAACGACTTGTGACAGTATTTTAGCACTGAAATCCTCTCTCATCTCCAGCCTTACAAAAACAGTCGAAAAATACGTCGACGGAGATGAGTAACATACTGACAGACAGTAAAGTTACACAGCTGTCTGAATAACAACGCAAACGAAAACAAACCGTTTCTCATTGTTAGCAGCTAGCCAGCTtgttagccatgttagcagtCCATTATTTAAGTTCTCTCTTCACCCTCCCGATAAATATGCTTACCACTCAGTGCGAAGAAAATGTGATATTCAGGTTCAGAACCATTGGAGTTTGACAGAACACGTCTTTTGATGCTTTTTTGGCAAATAAAAAAGCCTGTCGACTGTCGTTTGCTGCCATAAATATGGCATAAACAGCCACCTAGCTAACAGCTGGTGGCTTCTTCTTCGTCTTTTTTAATTTCGGTTTTGATAATCATCG contains:
- the mief2 gene encoding mitochondrial dynamics protein MID49, yielding MNFQSSRRRGEEGIAVVIDFLLSNARLVLGVGGAALLGIATLAVKRLIERAGRAADDEKVEQKMAESWEELSLVSASPTLIRKGIEGVVMKHVAKATKQQKADLCQQPQMLDVQTKPESKSKRLQLCALTLQERLQQYYHTRAALSAQEVQRAQSVALDICTEIQGFLHSRHPDMPLGDMRLGGSLLDDLQVVSADHACLLVPLQLESSLWRLIPGEETLLTHPLHWMVRRINLEYFPKGRSYWDRYLVGGYLSAEAVVNMFSKAVMETVNWPSISSTLDCIVRPVLGGPDLRLEIRPGNAFEGAESDYQPLFVSMLPLLSEGDVVLTAQPELTSPWVNAWHLSLYPWETQRLAQLDAADNGYRKHTLKILKAVCRQNPALRPLKATPLANLILHLSDSESDWSETSLDVRFQQCITELIGYLEQGALHSYFKPAVNLLSGLSEDQVDQMGFMFYCAVSEPEILLI